A region from the Pararge aegeria chromosome Z, ilParAegt1.1, whole genome shotgun sequence genome encodes:
- the LOC120636144 gene encoding proton-coupled amino acid transporter-like protein CG1139, whose product MVNPSFEPDDFLPQSLSPVKDVKKKPGDKSIFLVNMKEKDLQEVEEYEPYDNRVVDHPTTNTETLLHLMKGSLGTGILAMPHAFAKSGYVVGAIGTLVIGVLCTYCIHVLIDSCYVLCKRRKVPSMTYTAVAEAALSEGPDWCKACAPYAAHIVNVFLLIYQIGTCCVYVVFVSENIQYVLTKHFGLDVSVTEVMTYILIPLVLINWVRDLKYLAPFSAIANAVTIVSFGIILYYIFRQAPTLEGKTPAGKIGDFPLFFGTVLFALEAIGVILPLENEMKTPKDFVGKFGVLNRAMISIIILYVGMGLFGYLQYGNAAAGSITLNLPSKTETLASVVQCLLAFAIFITHGLACYVAIDILWNEYVGVRLLNNNHRFIWEYLLRTVIVLVTFGIAAAVPELDLFISLFGALCLSALGLAFPAFIQSCTYWYYVSDSERIRMIIKNAIVVIFGILGLVVGTWTSLQGIIIKFSAHAPVLNSKDMDISFGNDTSIMP is encoded by the exons ATGGTCAATCCGTCTTTCGAGCCGGACGACTTCCTGCCACAaag CCTGTCGCCCGTGAAAGATGTGAAGAAGAAGCCCGGTGACAAGAGCATCTTCTTAGTAAACATGAAAGAGAAGGATCTGCAGGAGGTCGAGGAATATGAGCCATATGACAACCGAGTTGTCGATCATCCCACTAC GAACACAGAAACGCTCCTGCACTTAATGAAAGGGAGTCTAGGAACCGGCATCCTGGCGATGCCACACGCGTTCGCTAAGTCTGGTTACGTAGTCGGCGCGATAGGAACCCTGGTGATAGGAGTGCTGTGCACATATTGCATCCACGTGCTGATCGACTCCTGCTATGTGCTGTGCAAGCGGCGGAAGGTGCCCTCCATGACGTACACCGCGGTGGCAGAAGCTGCACTTTCCGAAGGACCTGATTGGTGCAAGGCTTGCGCGCCGTATGCTGC ACACATCGTGAACGTATTTCTACTCATCTATCAAATTGGTACTTGCTGCGTCTACGTGGTTTTCGTATCAGAGAACATACAATACGTTTTAACAAAACACTTCGGCTTAGATGTCTCTGTCACAGAAGTTATGACGTACATTCTAATTCCACTGGTATTGATAAATTGGGTGCGAGACCTGAAGTATTTGGCGCCTTTCTCTGCGATCGCAAATGCAGTGACCATCGTCAGCTTCGGCATTATTCTgtactacatcttcaggcaggCTCCTACGTTGGAAGGAAAAACGCCAGCAGGAAAGATTGGCGATTTCCCTCTATTCTTCGGGACTGTTCTGTTCGCATTGGAAGCTATTGGTGTG ATTCTCCCTTTGGAAAATGAAATGAAGACTCCCAAGGACTTTGTAGGGAAGTTCGGAGTGCTGAACCGAGCGATGATCAGCATCATCATTCTGTACGTGGGTATGGGCCTCTTCGGATACTTACAATACGGAAACGCCGCAGCGGGCAGTATCACGCTCAACTTGCCTTCTAAGACGGAAAC ACTTGCAAGCGTCGTCCAATGTCTGTTAGCTTTCGCCATCTTCATCACGCACGGGTTGGCGTGCTACGTGGCCATCGACATCCTGTGGAACGAGTACGTGGGTGTCCGCCTGTTGAATAACAACCACAGGTTCATCTGGGAGTACTTGTTGAGGACCGTCATCGTACTCGTCACAT TTGGAATCGCAGCGGCAGTCCCGGAGCTAGATTTGTTCATCTCTCTATTCGGTGCGCTCTGCTTATCTGCCCTCGGACTGGCTTTCCCCGCCTTCATCCAAAGCTGCACCTATTGGTACTACGTGTCGGACTCCGAACGTATCCGTATGATCATCAAGAACGCTATTGTAGTCATCTTCGGCATCTTAGGTCTAGTTGTAGGAACCTGGACATCACTTCAAGGCATTATCATTAAATTCTCAGCACACGCTCCAGTCCTTAACTCTAAGGATATGGATATAAGCTTCGGAAATGACACCAGTATCATGCCTTGA